The Sporolituus thermophilus DSM 23256 genome includes a region encoding these proteins:
- a CDS encoding polysaccharide deacetylase family protein, giving the protein MTKAKKLLAVALICGGGFLFWLLAPAGGVPILAYHMVDPAPEVYSVDPAAFEEQMRYLAREGYTAISLAELLDGLAGKRALPAKPIVITFDDGYRDNYTVALPILEKYNFKATVFVIAGQVGRSGYLTWEEIKDMQRRHVEIGSHTLSHAALTALTLPERQREIGLSKQMLERHLGTPVEFLAYPYGKFDPALFPLLQEAGYRGACSGIAGLNFQGDNAYRLKRVNIPRPRYGLWEFKLRLLRAHIYAKLGI; this is encoded by the coding sequence GTGACGAAAGCAAAGAAACTGCTTGCCGTCGCCTTAATTTGTGGGGGCGGCTTTCTCTTTTGGCTGCTGGCGCCGGCGGGCGGGGTGCCAATTTTGGCTTACCACATGGTGGATCCGGCCCCGGAAGTATACAGCGTTGATCCGGCCGCGTTTGAAGAGCAGATGCGCTATTTGGCCAGGGAAGGCTATACCGCCATCTCGCTGGCCGAGCTGCTGGACGGTTTGGCCGGCAAGCGGGCGCTGCCGGCCAAACCCATTGTAATAACGTTTGACGACGGGTACCGCGACAATTATACTGTCGCCCTGCCGATTCTCGAGAAATACAATTTCAAAGCCACCGTCTTCGTCATCGCCGGCCAGGTGGGCCGCAGCGGCTATTTAACCTGGGAGGAAATCAAGGATATGCAGCGGCGCCATGTCGAAATCGGTTCTCATACTTTAAGTCATGCGGCGCTGACTGCCCTTACCCTGCCGGAACGGCAGCGGGAAATTGGCCTGTCCAAGCAGATGTTAGAGCGCCACCTGGGAACGCCGGTGGAATTTCTCGCCTACCCCTACGGCAAATTTGATCCTGCGCTATTCCCCCTCCTGCAGGAAGCGGGTTATCGCGGCGCCTGCTCCGGCATTGCCGGTCTTAATTTTCAGGGGGACAACGCTTACCGCCTGAAAAGGGTTAATATTCCCCGGCCACGGTATGGTTTGTGGGAATTTAAGCTGCGCCTGCTGCGGGCGCATATCTATGCCAAGCTGGGGATATAG